A window from Bacteroidota bacterium encodes these proteins:
- the cysD gene encoding sulfate adenylyltransferase subunit CysD, with product ELWDLYNGHKNVGEGFRVFPLSNWTEMDVWQYIAAEGVEIPDLYFAHERDVFDRRGTLLAVTDFVTVQPDETVERKTIRFRTIGDATCTGAVESTASTVEEIIREVAAARITERGGRHDDKRSEAAMEDRKKQGYF from the coding sequence CCGAACTCTGGGACCTCTACAACGGCCACAAGAACGTCGGTGAGGGATTTCGGGTGTTCCCGCTCTCCAACTGGACTGAGATGGACGTCTGGCAATACATCGCGGCCGAGGGCGTCGAGATCCCGGATCTCTACTTTGCCCACGAGCGCGACGTGTTCGACCGCCGCGGGACCCTGCTGGCGGTGACCGATTTCGTAACGGTGCAGCCCGACGAGACAGTCGAGCGCAAGACGATCCGATTCCGCACGATCGGCGATGCGACGTGCACGGGCGCCGTCGAGAGCACCGCGTCGACGGTCGAGGAGATCATCCGGGAGGTGGCCGCGGCCCGGATTACCGAGCGCGGCGGGCGCCACGACGACAAGCGTTCCGAAGCCGCCATGGAGGACCGCAAGAAACAGGGGTACTTCTAG